In Cicer arietinum cultivar CDC Frontier isolate Library 1 chromosome 7, Cicar.CDCFrontier_v2.0, whole genome shotgun sequence, the genomic window ATATTTTGATCTCtaccatttatttatatttaatggtTGAGATTGGTTTCTCTCACTCATGTAAAAGAGGCTTCCTCACTTGATATATCCCTTATATATATAGGATACAAGTTTTTCtttacatttcattaaatcagtAAATTTGCACCAACTTAAACACTACTACTTGATGCAAATTTTATAAACTCCAAATATATTATTGATCGTTATTGTTCATATTTGACACTAGAAAAAGGGGAAAATGGGTGTGGATGCACATATGGTCCAACTTTGTTTTTCCTGGAGAATCGGGTAAATACTATTCGTATTCCTAGAATCGACTCTAGGAATTTGATGCGTATTCCTAGAATCGACCCTAGGAATTTGATGCGTATTCCTAGAATCGACCCTAGGAATTTGATGCGTATTCCTAGAATCGACCCTAGGAATTTGATGCGTATTCCTAGAATCGACTCTAGGAATTTGATGCGTATTCCTAGAATCGACCCTAGGAATTTGATGCGTATTCCTAGAATCGACCCTAGgaatttgatgcaaaattttGGCCTGAAGAGAATCGTTACTGCTGTTCTGAGCATTTATTTATCTCCAATCAATGAGTAAATCAAAGAAAAAGTGGTATGGATTTGCAGGGGAGTCTTGAACAAAAACTACACGTAAGCCAAGAAAAATCTCctcaaattactttttataaaagatacTTTTCTTGTTAGACACAATATACTTTAAACAACACATAATTCTAAATGTACATTCAAAGTGAATTTGGCGATGAAATATTGGTCCCAAATTTTCTATCACTTCGACAATATTCTACATGTGATGAAACAATTTACATTAGAGAAACTAAATCATAAATGCAAACTTATGCAACCTTACTTCAGTCATAACTCATGATTCAATTGAATCAACAAAAACATTTAAAGAAACCAAAGAAAGCTCACAATCAGATTCAACCAATTCAGGTTGAGAGGTTGACGTTTCTTACTCATTGGTTCCAATAATAGAATCAAACCAGGCATAGAAACCAACTGAATGTCAGACAATGGAAACCAACCTATAACTATTTAAGCATTAGTACACAACTGGTTTCATCATCCAAAATATAGATTCCAATATGCAAATATGCAATGACCTTGTATATTTCCCACATCAAATTTACTCTAACCGCACAAATCTTCATTCTCAGTGGTCCAAACAAGCAATGCACCTCAAAATTCTAGCCTTGTGTTCTCTAAAAACAAATGGTATTCAAGAACTTTTCCTTTATGGCAACAAAACCACTTTTCCTTTCTGGCAACAAAACCAATGGTATGTTCAGTAGTAAAATCGCATGCAAGATATCCTAACTTCAAATATTATAAGTATGAGCATATATTCAGAGGAAAACatgaaaattcatatattcataagAAAACATGAAAATATCAATAAACCGAACAAAACTGTATCATAATAGGCTAACAGTTGCACTAAAATGAGTTCAAAGAAACCAAATGAGCACAAAATTAATAAGGGAACAACAGTtctaataaatttgttttttactaTAATGACTCAAACCTAAAATCCCTCCAAAAAGATCTTTATCTCTTTTCTTGAAACTTAAGCCTTTGAAGCTTGTTTCTCCTTTGTCTTTTGGATCTTCAAGACCTTTTTCACAATCTTCTGCTCTTCAACCAAGAAAGCTCGAATGATTCTGCAGAAATAGAGACAAAATTAAGCAATGCATATATAACAACCACCACAAAATTATTTTCCTATTATGTAGTGTCAACAAGATAATACATTTgaaaattatacaaaattataaacCAAGAAATTTGAGCAGAACAAACCTTTCTCTGACAGCACCTCCAGATAAAACTCCACCATAAGCACGGTTCACAGTCCTCCTGTTTCTAGATAGCCTTGATCTCTTGTACTCTGTGGGTCGTAAATGTGGAATCTGTAGTTGTCAAGCATTAATAAGTTAATCAACTTTTGGTCTCAGGACTCAAACCATTCATATAGTCAATTACCATAAAAAAATGCCTTAGTAATGCAAAAGCAATAACTAAACTAGTGCACAATAGCATCAATGAAGCTTAAGATGCTATCATGCAAAACAAGGTAGTTAATGGCACAAAATGGCAAGCCTAAGGGACATGGCAATAGGAAGGATTAGATCTGTGTTTTCTGAGTCAGAGTTAGATAATTTGACAGACCCAGCTATCTAAGTCGACTGGCACTGAATGTGTAAAACTGACAGAATGTTAAAAAAGAAGTTGTCAAACATTGAACTCTAAACATTAAAAGCTTAGGACTTTGTAATTAGAACATCACACAAGTTGACTGGATCTTATAATGAATGTAATGATTGAttagttatttaaaataaaaaccaatgaaaaataataacattttatgCCGTAATTGATTTAATAGTGTTAACATCTTTCTTTAGTAAGATGCATGGTTGATAGCACCTGTCACCTCAAGGCTTATTTAAACCGCCAACTATATCAAGGTATCATTTTCCTATAACcttaatacataaatatatgcAAAAGTGCATCAGCAAATCTGCAGAGATGACCAACTAAAATTTTAACACCACAAATATTAGAAAACccaattaaaaagaataataagcAGCatgtaacaaaatttaaaatggtCATACTTCCTAATTCAAACAAGTCAATTATTAGGACATCTGGTATTTATCCTCTAAACATAATCCATTATAAAAGTGACATAGCAAAGACAACATACTAACCATATTAAGTCTGACACAAATCAACATTTCAGCTTAAATTCAACAACTATAAGCTTTCTTTCTCCACTGGACCAAATATCAAATACAGTAATAGTTTACTAATAACTAAACTATGAAAAAAGGCAGAAAAACCTATACAGTAAGATAAGATTACAACAAATTAGGAATAGCATAATTGTTTTGAAAAGATTATCCAAAACctcatttttacataaaaattttGATTGCTTCAGTGGCATAACAAACATTATacgataaaaacaaaaacaaaatgacTAGTGATTGCTTCAGAGACATAACAAACATTACACtccgaaaaaaaaaatgattagtgAGAATACCAACTACGAACCTTGATATTTCATACTTACATACAAAAATATTCTTCCATTagattattacaaaaaaaaacaatgtaaGCTAACAACCTCTGTACCACTGACACTTATGATCAAAAGCATGTTGTGGTGTCCTCGACACCGACATTTGTCGGTTTCAAACACCAACATGACAGAGACACAttgattatattcaattaattagttTTCTCATATTATTATGAATCCACAGTGTCAGTGTTACACTTTGTAGCTAATAACTCTATCAGCTACTAGTCTAGTATTGCATTATGGGTTAAAATTGTTTAGTGGGAGTGTCCTGTTGGtagaaattaatttatcacaGACATCCAATGAGAACTCATCATATTACCACATAAccacatttgttaaaaaactgCAAAATACCAATTCTCATTCAGCTTGATTGTAAAATTAGGTTACACTACAATGCAAGTGGGTCTTACATATGAGTTTAATCAGGATGCAACATGCAATGAGAATACTCCAATGAGAACATAATTTTTCTCAACAAAAATGAACACTAAACAATAAAGAAGTCAGAAAAAGAACAATTCAGAACATTttgcaataaaaataaacaattaagtAATCAAATTTTCCAGAtcagagaagaaaaaaaggaCATACCCCTTGAATCCTCTTTCCAGTAACAGGGCATTTTGGTCCACTGGCCCTCTTCTTAGTTGTCTGGTAAACAAGCTTTCCACCTACACAGATTTAAATGACACGTCGTAATCGGTTACTTAATGAACGACAAGATGAGAAGGAATGAAGAAGAGAGAAGAGATGTTACCGGGGGTTTTGACAACCCTATGTTGGTTGGATTTGGTGGCATAGCTATGACGCCTGCGGTAGGTAAGCCTCTGAACCATCTTTGTTCCCTTCTCTGAGGCTGATTTCCACGACGATGGCGAGAAGGAGGATGAATGATTGGGTTGAAGTATAAAAAGAGGGTTTTAGCTTACCCTAGATCCAAGGGCCGTAAGGATATCTTTTCTGTGGTCGTATGTGAAACTTGGACGGTCCACACTTCGACGCGTGGCCCATCGTGTTTTTACTAATAATCcacatctttttattttttaaacaaactaaAAAGTCAAATCTGAacttattgtatattttttccaTAACAATAATAGAAGTTCAAcgttcataaaaatattttaaaaatagtttgtttTAGACAAGAAGattggactaaaataatttaaattaaagagaaaaaatgatTACACTAAATTTTATATAACCTTTATTTAAAGtcctatatatttaaaacaacaaGTAGATAACCCGTGTGTCGCAAGgaaactattttaataaataaattgttatattaatttatatatatatatcaattcttataaattttattgatattaaattaataagttgacttaaaaaaataatttacagtaaaaaaatttaatcctaatctaatttaaaaactactttcaGTCAATATTACTGATGAAAAACATGACTCCAACACCActctttaatcttatttttgaattctctaaagaatatttttttccttttcaaaaaaacttattataaaacaatactcttaattttaaacaaataaaaacaataattattaaaaaattaaataattggattagatgaaataagaatttttaaaataatggacatgacatatataaattaagtaaattagtaaatgtaaagatgagtaagtaacttaataatgaatttttatttttattattcaacatagtatgttatttatatgaaatacataacatttaaaaattcatataaatcttGATGTATCAAgtgacaaaatatttttcattccgGTACTACTcataaaatactaaagaaaaataatctttatatgacaaaaaaaaaaaaaaaattacaatacacataaaaactatgattattttttatctttgattttgcatgttagtcttcattaatctttcatgaatcctttgaattcttttgaatctgcattatatttaataataaatttagaatgtaaaaggtatagtatattagtaaaattaaaatggaaccatttaaaataatagtttttgaaaaatcattatacACTTTCACATAACTATCAACTCGTCAAATCCTGATGTAATAGATTTGTTATAAcagtgtttgaagtttgaaaaattattacttccaataaaaactaaaaactgtgTAATAGATGTAATGAATTGTATTTagcctaaattttatatttacttaaataaattattatttttctcttcgaTATAACTCCTGTGACAACACTgttcagaaaaaaaatattacaagatGTACAATTTTTGTGagacaaaatttaaaaacataaacaataaaaaaatatatataacaaaatagtaatttttttttataaataaaataaaataaaaatgacatattaaaataaatttacctAATTTGTGTGAAGATATCTACCAAAGTAATAATTGATGTCAACATTTCGAAAGTGTCTATATATCATTTTGCAGATTCAATATGAAATGGTGTCTGATTGTTCCATATACACCAGAAAGTTGTTAGAAGCAACACCAACAGAATTGTACACAtcaaatatagaaataaaaactCGCGGTTGCTTCAATTCTATCTCCCTAAGAATATGAAAGACAGATTTGTTAATAcacaattaatataatttaaagtttGAATTTACACAAAGAGAATTAAACCTTGTCATCCTTCAAGACCATTTCcattgcataaaatttatgtttaaaccaCAATCACACAACTTTAACAATCAAACTCCATGGCtcagaaattgaagcaacaaaatcttttttttcaGACATCGGAGGAGAAAGATAAGGAGTATTTGGTaaagaaaagttaaaaatgatttgtgtaacatgaatgatatttaCAAAGGAGACCCAAAAAATGAGAGGAAGAGAGACAGTTGATCGAGAAGGCGAATTAAAAAGGAAAGTCTGATGGCActaaaagaatttttaaaataaaataaattttttaattaaattaatttaaagccTGCTAAAGtaatgtttaaaaaacaattaccttaTAAAACTGTCAAACATTTCGAATTTCTGGG contains:
- the LOC101494954 gene encoding large ribosomal subunit protein eL34-like: MVQRLTYRRRHSYATKSNQHRVVKTPGGKLVYQTTKKRASGPKCPVTGKRIQGIPHLRPTEYKRSRLSRNRRTVNRAYGGVLSGGAVRERIIRAFLVEEQKIVKKVLKIQKTKEKQASKA